One segment of Dendropsophus ebraccatus isolate aDenEbr1 unplaced genomic scaffold, aDenEbr1.pat pat_scaffold_941_ctg1, whole genome shotgun sequence DNA contains the following:
- the LOC138781144 gene encoding oocyte zinc finger protein XlCOF22-like yields the protein MGISSRNIVLLLNYKEEAGGAEQRSSGEALLPLTVHPGRHTTDLSYNPPDHEEPSPDQSHTAITGTEQGGGERIQCDECREEFSSRFDLITRRSHHRGEKSYPCSECGKCFSFKSHLVRHERIHTGEKPYSCSECGKCFPFKSNLATHERIHTGEKAYTCPECGKCFIQKSQLVSHERSHTGEKPYSCLGCGKCFSSRSDLVKHERIHTVEKPFQCSECGKCFNTKAKLKGHQRYHTGDTPFSCSECEKCFPNKSDLSRHERIHTGEKPYSCAECGKCFTDKSNFATHKRIHTGEKPYSCPECGKSFTDKSYFARHKRIHTGEKPYSCSECGKCFTRKSHLVIHGRNHTGEKPYPCSECGECFITNDKLRNHQRSHTGEKPLSSTFVNVLLGN from the exons ATGGG AATAAGTTCAAGAAACATCGTGCTACTGCTGAATTATAAGGAAGAAGCTGGCGGTGCGGAGCAGCgctcctcaggagaagccctcctcccccttactgtacatccaggacgtcacactacagatctatcatataatcctcctgaccatgaggaaccttctcctgaccaATCACACACTGCGATCACAGGGAcagagcagggaggaggagagaggattcAGTGTGATGAGTGTAGAGAAGAGTTTTCAAGTAGATTTGATCTTATTACACGCAGAAGTCATCACAGGGGAGAGAAGTCTtatccatgttcagaatgtgggaaatgtttttcattTAAATCACACCTTGTTagacatgagagaattcacacaggggagaagccatattcatgttcagagtgtgggaaatgttttccatTTAAATCAAATCTTGCTacacatgagagaattcacacaggagaaaaggcatatacatgtccagaatgtgggaaatgttttatacaGAAATCTCAGCTTGTTTCACATgagagaagccacacaggagagaagccatattcatgtttagGATGTGGAAAATGCTTTTCAAGCAGATCAGATCTAGTTAAACATGAGAGAATTCATACAGTAGAAAAGCCATTTcagtgttcagaatgtggtaaatgctTTAATACAAAAGCCAAGTTGAAGGGTCATCAGAGGTATCACACAGGAGACActccattttcatgctcagaatgtgaaAAATGCTTTCCAAACAAATCAGATCTGAGTAGACATGAGaggattcacacaggagagaaaccatattcATGTGCAGAATGTGGCAAATGCTTTACAGATAAATCAAATTTTGCTACACATAAGAgaattcatacaggagagaagccatattcatgtcctGAATGTGGAAAATCTTTTACAGACAAATCATATTTTGCAAGGCATAAGAGaatccacacaggagagaagccatattcatgttcagaatgtggaaaatgttttacccgTAAATCACATCTTGTAATACATGGGAGaaatcacacaggagagaagccgtatccatgttcagaatgtggggaaTGTTTTATTACTAATGACAAACTAAGGAATcatcagagaagtcacacaggggagaagccattgtcATCTACATTTGTTAACGTTTTACTAGGAAATTAG
- the LOC138781143 gene encoding gastrula zinc finger protein XlCGF66.1-like: MEKDRNEISKRILHVTLEIIRLLTGEDYTIVKKTWGEGVAFPQESGGRSRARGPITEPPSLIHEQKILELTHRMTELLTGEVPIRCQDVAVYFSMEEWEYVEGHKDLYRGSSRS; this comes from the exons atggagaaggacaggaatgagatcagtaagagaatattacacgtcaccttggagatcatccgcctgctgaccggagag gattacaccatagtgaagaagacatggggggagggtgtggccttcccccaggagtcaggagggcggagcagggcccggggccccatcacggagcctccatcactgatacatgagcagaagatcctagaactcacccacaggatgactgagctgctgactggagag gttcctataaggtgtcaggatgtggccgtctatttctccatggaggagtgggagtatgtagaaggacacaaggatctgtaccgggggagcagccgctcatga